The Castanea sativa cultivar Marrone di Chiusa Pesio chromosome 11, ASM4071231v1 genome contains a region encoding:
- the LOC142617309 gene encoding zinc transporter 1-like → MFILKLLFLLIVFVLPTIVSADCTCDAEATKNNKSVALKYKVGSIALILLAGAVGVSIPLLGKKIPTLRPEHDIFFMIKAFAAGVILATGFIHILPDAFASLTSPCLNENPWGKFPFTGFIAMMSAIGTLMVDSLATGFYKRLHFNNSKQVNVVDEEMNEEHERHVHVHTHATHGHAHGSATNPEDSNLAELIRFRVISQVLELGIVAHSVIIGISLGSSQSPQAIKPLLAALSFHQFFEGMGLGGCISQAQFKTRSAAIMATFFSLTTPVGIAIGIGISSVYNENGPTSLIVEGIFDAASAGILIYMALVDLLAADFMSPRVQNSLRIQFGANASLLLGAGCMSVLAKWA, encoded by the exons atgTTCATCTTGAAGTTGTTGTTTCTTCTAATTGTTTTTGTCCTCCCCACTATAGTATCTGCAGATTGTACATGTGATGCTGAGGCCACAAAGAACAACAAAAGTGTTGCACTTAAATATAAAGTAGGTTCAATAGCTTTAATTCTTCTTGCAGGTGCTGTGGGAGTAAGCATTCCGCTGCTGGGCAAGAAAATTCCAACTCTAAGGCCTGAACATGACATCTTTTTCATGATTAAGGCCTTTGCTGCTGGTGTAATTCTAGCAACCGGGTTCATTCACATACTACCGGATGCATTCGCAAGTTTAACATCACCATGCCTTAATGAAAATCCATGGGGAAAATTCCCTTTCACGGGTTTCATTGCCATGATGTCTGCTATAGGAACATTAATGGTGGACTCATTGGCAACTGGGTTTTATAAGAGGCTGCACTTCAATAACTCTAAGCAGGTGAATGTTGTAGATGAAGAGATGAATGAAGAGCATGAAAGACATGTGCATGTGCATACACATGCCACACATGGTCATGCTCATGGCTCAGCCACCAACCCCGAGGACTCAAATCTTGCTGAGCTAATCCGTTTTCGTGTTATATCACAA GTGTTGGAGTTAGGAATTGTGGCTCATTCAGTGATAATTGGAATATCATTGGgttcttctcaaagccctcaggCAATAAAGCCTCTACTAGCAGCACTGTCTTTCCATCAATTTTTTGAGGGAATGGGACTTGGTGGTTGCATTTCTCAG GCACAATTCAAGACTCGATCTGCAGCAATAATGGCAACATTTTTCTCCCTCACAACACCTGTGGGAATTGCAATTGGTATTGGAATATCAAGTGTTTACAATGAGAATGGCCCAACATCTCTGATTGTTGAAGGGATTTTCGATGCTGCATCGGCTGGGATTTTGATTTACATGGCACTCGTTGACCTACTAGCAGCGGATTTCATGAGCCCAAGAGTGCAAAACAGCTTGAGGATCCAATTTGGAGCAAATGCATCACTTCTTCTAGGGGCTGGTTGCATGTCTGTCTTGGCCAAATGGGCTTGA
- the LOC142617754 gene encoding zinc transporter 1-like: protein MMINFQVSSFSTYILNLLFLLVLFLPTTYGDCGCTDSGSTQSDNSTALKYKLGAIASILVASAVGVSIPLLGKKIKALRPENDFFFVIKAFAAGVILATGFIHVLPDAFSRLTSPCLNQNPWGNFPFTGFFAMLSSIGTLMVDAYATSYFNRMHFIKQAGADEEKEDEHGGHVHVHTHATHGHTHGSVIPSEGTELTRHRVIAQVLELGIIFHSVIIGVDLGANQSVSTIRPLLVALSFHQFFEGVGLGGCIAQAKFKSKSAAIMSLFFSLTTPLGIAIGIGVASTYKDNSPTALIIEGTFNALAAGILIYMALVDLLAADFMNPRLQKNVKIQMWSNVSLLLGAGFMSLIAKWA, encoded by the exons ATGATGattaattttcaagtttcttCTTTCAGTACTTATATCCTGAATTTGCTATTTCTTCTTGTTCTATTCCTCCCTACTACATATGGTGACTGTGGGTGTACTGATTCCGGGAGCACACAGAGTGACAATAGCACAGCACTTAAATATAAACTGGGTGCAATAGCTTCCATTCTTGTTGCTAGTGCTGTGGGGGTAAGCATTCCATTGCTgggcaaaaaaattaaagctctAAGGCCAgaaaatgatttctttttcGTAATCAAGGCCTTTGCAGCCGGTGTGATTCTAGCAACCGGGTTCATTCATGTACTACCGGATGCATTTTCACGCTTGACTTCACCATGCCTAAATCAAAATCCATGGGGCAATTTTCCCTTCACAGGTTTCTTTGCAATGTTGTCATCTATTGGAACATTAATGGTGGATGCGTATGCCACTAGCTATTTTAATAGGATGCACTTTATTAAACAG GCAGGTGCagatgaggaaaaagaagatgagcATGGGGGTCATGTACATGTTCATACACATGCCACACATGGTCACACTCATGGCTCGGTCATCCCTTCTGAAGGAACAGAATTAACCCGTCATCGTGTTATAGCACAA gtATTGGAATTAGGAATTATTTTTCATTCAGTAATTATTGGAGTGGATTTGGGTGCTAATCAAAGCGTTTCTACAATAAGGCCTCTTCTAGTAGCATTGTCATTCCATCAATTTTTTGAGGGTGTAGGGCTTGGTGGCTGCATCGCTCAG GctaaattcaagtccaagtcTGCCGCAATAATGtcattatttttctctctcacaacCCCACTGGGAATTGCAATCGGAATTGGAGTAGCAAGCACTTACAAAGACAACAGCCCAACTGCTCTAATTATTGAAGGGACTTTCAATGCTCTTGCTGCTGGGATTCTCATATATATGGCACTTGTTGACCTATTAGCAGCAGATTTCATGAACCCAAGACTGCAAAAAAATGTGAAGATCCAAATGTGGTCAAATGTCTCACTTCTTCTAGGGGCTGGATTTATGTCACTCATAGCAAAATGGGCTTGA